A stretch of the Alnus glutinosa chromosome 6, dhAlnGlut1.1, whole genome shotgun sequence genome encodes the following:
- the LOC133870265 gene encoding YTH domain-containing protein ECT1-like isoform X1, with the protein MDNALQERDRINSTGERPVKPDNLTQQPLSPKDERIVSANPSPNAVIIGVSRDVNEQQESSEVAGDLSNVHPLDAYVSHEQNISYGGYSNSTGLWDGYSPYVNADGMHVVSPVIYNDNPSVVFHSGYGYNHEMAYGQFSPVATPLPSLMVDGQLYSSQQVPFSPSYYAQAPAPSLPHMSSAIPISPADLMVPESSSIDTMLFGTGSGYIPSFGSLSGGNISGNLGSSPLTSPAAYPQPMGILGSYEHNVGQISQQQRPMHGYGLMSSSFSGRYPHGSSYHSSTFGGASISYPVANDRNRLTLDKGRRRERDSNSVCIFNDSQNIFNDRNRGPRASKLKSKSATEQGSSSVVNKNISSTSGIHLDSYNRQDFVTDYENANFFIIKSFSEDNVHKSVKYNVWASTPHGNKKLDAAYHEAKEIQGNCPVFLLFSVNGSGQFCGVAEMVGPVDFEKDADYWQQDRWSGQFPVRWHIIKDVPNVRFRHILLENNDNKPVTHSRDSQEVKLEEGIEMLKIFKDYDARTSILDDFDFYDERERALKERKARQQQACSTADIPDSLADESVNQLSDSLAQALKLEVSSNKEVAAIEHSGSSRADASLSLAHDAMNQTSASLSQVLQLEESNNGFPGSETGGHKN; encoded by the exons ATGGACAACGCTCTGCAGGAACGGGATCGAATCAACTCcactg GAGAGAGACCTGTTAAGCCAGATAACTTGACACAGCAG CCACTTTCGCCCAAAGATGAAAGGATTGTTTCAGCGAATCCTTCTCCAAATGCAGTCATCATAGGAGTGTCAAGAGATGTCAACGAACAGCAAGAATCTTCAGAAGTAGCTGGAGATCTGAGCAATGTCCATCCGCTCGATGCTTATGTTTCTCATGAACAAAATATATCATATGGCG GTTATAGCAATAGCACTGGTCTTTGGGATGGATATTCTCCCTATGTTAATGCTGATGGCATGCATGTTGTATCACCG GTCATCTACAATGATAATCCATCTGTTGTGTTTCATTCTGGTTATGGCTACAATCATGAAATGGCATATGGACAATTTTCTCCAGTTGCTACACCTCTGCCATCTTTAATGGTGGATGGCCAGCTTTACTCTTCACAGCAAGTCCCATTTTCTCCATCTTATTATGCACAAGCCCCTGCTCCAAGTTTGCCTCATATGTCTTCAGCTATTCCAATTTCACCAGCTGACCTAATGGTGCCAGAGAGTAGCAGCATTGACACAATGCTTTTTGGGACAGGATCAGGTTACATACCAAGTTTTGGGTCACTTAGTGGAGGCAATATCTCTGGAAATCTTGGTTCTAGTCCTCTAACATCTCCAGCAGCTTATCCCCAACCCATGGGCATACTTGGATCGTATGAGCACAATGTTGGACAG ATTTCTCAGCAACAGAGACCAATGCATGGATATGGCTTGATGTCGAGTTCCTTTAGCGGACGCTACCCACATGGTAGTTCTTATCACAGCTCTACCTTTGGTGGTGCTTCAATTTCTTATCCAGTTGCTAATGACCGGAATCGTCTCACTCTTGACAAGGGAAGGAGAAGAGAGAGGGACAGCAACTCAGTTTGCATTTTTAATGATTCACAGAATATCTTCAATGACCGCAATCGTGGTCCAAGGGCTTCAAAGCTGAAGAGCAAGAGTGCCACTGAACAGGGTTCTTCATCTGTTGTTAACAAAAACATTTCATCTACTTCTGGAATTCATCTTGATTCATACAACCGGCAGGATTTTGTTACGGATTACGagaatgcaaatttttttattatcaaatctTTCAGTGAGGACAATGTTCATAAAAGTGTTAAGTACAATGTTTGGGCCAGCACACCACATGGGAACAAGAAACTAGATGCTGCTTATCATGAAGCAAAGGAGATTCAAGGCAATTGTCCAGTATTCCTATTGTTTTCA GTTAATGGTAGTGGCCAGTTCTGTGGGGTAGCTGAAATGGTAGGACCTGTAGATTTTGAGAAGGATGCAGATTACTGGCAGCAAGATAGATGGAGCGGGCAGTTTCCAGTTCGGTGGCACATCATTAAAGACGTTCCCAATGTTCGATTCCGTCACATACTACttgaaaataatgataataagccTGTTACTCACAGCCGAGACTCTCAGGAG GTGAAACTGGAAGAGGGTATTGAGATGTTGAAGATTTTCAAGGATTACGATGCACGTACATCTATCCtagatgattttgatttttatgaTGAGCGGGAGAGAGCCTTGAAGGAGAGGAAGGCCAGACAGCAGCAAGCTTGTTCAACGGCAGATATTCCTGATTCTCTTGCTGATGAGTCTGTTAATCAACTGTCTGATAGTTTAGCTCAAGCCCTCAAGTTGGAAGTGAGTAGTAATAAAGAAGTAGCAGCTATTGAACACAGTGGTAGCTCAAGAGCAGATGCTTCACTTTCACTTGCCCATGATGCCATGAACCAAACGTCTGCTAGCTTGTCTCAAGTCTTACAGTTGGAAGAGAGTAACAATGGATTTCCGGGATCTGAAACAGGTGGACACAAGAATTGA
- the LOC133870265 gene encoding YTH domain-containing protein ECT1-like isoform X2, translated as MHVVSPVIYNDNPSVVFHSGYGYNHEMAYGQFSPVATPLPSLMVDGQLYSSQQVPFSPSYYAQAPAPSLPHMSSAIPISPADLMVPESSSIDTMLFGTGSGYIPSFGSLSGGNISGNLGSSPLTSPAAYPQPMGILGSYEHNVGQISQQQRPMHGYGLMSSSFSGRYPHGSSYHSSTFGGASISYPVANDRNRLTLDKGRRRERDSNSVCIFNDSQNIFNDRNRGPRASKLKSKSATEQGSSSVVNKNISSTSGIHLDSYNRQDFVTDYENANFFIIKSFSEDNVHKSVKYNVWASTPHGNKKLDAAYHEAKEIQGNCPVFLLFSVNGSGQFCGVAEMVGPVDFEKDADYWQQDRWSGQFPVRWHIIKDVPNVRFRHILLENNDNKPVTHSRDSQEVKLEEGIEMLKIFKDYDARTSILDDFDFYDERERALKERKARQQQACSTADIPDSLADESVNQLSDSLAQALKLEVSSNKEVAAIEHSGSSRADASLSLAHDAMNQTSASLSQVLQLEESNNGFPGSETGGHKN; from the exons ATGCATGTTGTATCACCG GTCATCTACAATGATAATCCATCTGTTGTGTTTCATTCTGGTTATGGCTACAATCATGAAATGGCATATGGACAATTTTCTCCAGTTGCTACACCTCTGCCATCTTTAATGGTGGATGGCCAGCTTTACTCTTCACAGCAAGTCCCATTTTCTCCATCTTATTATGCACAAGCCCCTGCTCCAAGTTTGCCTCATATGTCTTCAGCTATTCCAATTTCACCAGCTGACCTAATGGTGCCAGAGAGTAGCAGCATTGACACAATGCTTTTTGGGACAGGATCAGGTTACATACCAAGTTTTGGGTCACTTAGTGGAGGCAATATCTCTGGAAATCTTGGTTCTAGTCCTCTAACATCTCCAGCAGCTTATCCCCAACCCATGGGCATACTTGGATCGTATGAGCACAATGTTGGACAG ATTTCTCAGCAACAGAGACCAATGCATGGATATGGCTTGATGTCGAGTTCCTTTAGCGGACGCTACCCACATGGTAGTTCTTATCACAGCTCTACCTTTGGTGGTGCTTCAATTTCTTATCCAGTTGCTAATGACCGGAATCGTCTCACTCTTGACAAGGGAAGGAGAAGAGAGAGGGACAGCAACTCAGTTTGCATTTTTAATGATTCACAGAATATCTTCAATGACCGCAATCGTGGTCCAAGGGCTTCAAAGCTGAAGAGCAAGAGTGCCACTGAACAGGGTTCTTCATCTGTTGTTAACAAAAACATTTCATCTACTTCTGGAATTCATCTTGATTCATACAACCGGCAGGATTTTGTTACGGATTACGagaatgcaaatttttttattatcaaatctTTCAGTGAGGACAATGTTCATAAAAGTGTTAAGTACAATGTTTGGGCCAGCACACCACATGGGAACAAGAAACTAGATGCTGCTTATCATGAAGCAAAGGAGATTCAAGGCAATTGTCCAGTATTCCTATTGTTTTCA GTTAATGGTAGTGGCCAGTTCTGTGGGGTAGCTGAAATGGTAGGACCTGTAGATTTTGAGAAGGATGCAGATTACTGGCAGCAAGATAGATGGAGCGGGCAGTTTCCAGTTCGGTGGCACATCATTAAAGACGTTCCCAATGTTCGATTCCGTCACATACTACttgaaaataatgataataagccTGTTACTCACAGCCGAGACTCTCAGGAG GTGAAACTGGAAGAGGGTATTGAGATGTTGAAGATTTTCAAGGATTACGATGCACGTACATCTATCCtagatgattttgatttttatgaTGAGCGGGAGAGAGCCTTGAAGGAGAGGAAGGCCAGACAGCAGCAAGCTTGTTCAACGGCAGATATTCCTGATTCTCTTGCTGATGAGTCTGTTAATCAACTGTCTGATAGTTTAGCTCAAGCCCTCAAGTTGGAAGTGAGTAGTAATAAAGAAGTAGCAGCTATTGAACACAGTGGTAGCTCAAGAGCAGATGCTTCACTTTCACTTGCCCATGATGCCATGAACCAAACGTCTGCTAGCTTGTCTCAAGTCTTACAGTTGGAAGAGAGTAACAATGGATTTCCGGGATCTGAAACAGGTGGACACAAGAATTGA